The following proteins are encoded in a genomic region of Paralichthys olivaceus isolate ysfri-2021 chromosome 23, ASM2471397v2, whole genome shotgun sequence:
- the ttll12 gene encoding tubulin--tyrosine ligase-like protein 12, with the protein MSAEQIAMDGNVDEHFASFLALHTEALRAAGIPLIYWKSLHHKITSEIYDAGEIFGIMQIQQEDDDEEEEEEHGDNEKKKGNPTPVIGCKVVVTRDSGLQASDPTSVFLVDHAWTYRVEHTRQQLEQIPGLLSRMAALMGLDFHGEAPDPDTVEEVMEHMWKYNQTYHLSQGSAEEKVPVWYIMDEFGSQVQHSDQPSCGMAPFFYIHGQVAYTVLWPLQDLQEGDEVTRDYTYGETNPLVRRCRLIPWIPTDLEGVSSATAEPLDSYYETISRENKEQLPVEIQPYTVPKDKILKVYTEMSQVRNNLTHPQFQLTEEEEEADIIWGYDHIKDYRKLSEERPHVMLNQFPCESIITVKDCLAAVARRVKSGTGPDWLPETFNLQTELPKFIKHYQLRQQCGEDNHWICKPWNLARGLDTHITNNLNYIIRQRESTPKVVCKYLEDPVLFNREEVGMVKFDIRYMLMLRSVQPLRLYAYNVFWLRFANRPFLMNHFDDYQQHFTVMNYAEGVELKQVHYDEFIPEFEKQNPQYPWKEVEAELFKAFRELFQAASSRPAPYGICSYPSSRAIYAVDVMLKWSTGDNGERIMQPQILEVNFSPDCTRACLYHPSFYNHMFQTLFLDQPEQCPVTQII; encoded by the exons ATGTCAGCAGAGCAGATCGCAATGGATGGAAACGTGGACGAGCACTTCGCGTCGTTTCTGGCCCTTCATACAGAAGCCCTCAGGGCCGCAGGGATCCCCCTCATCTACTGGAAGAGCCTGCATCACAAAATCACCAGCGAG ATTTACGATGCTGGGGAGATTTTCGGAATCATGCAAATCCAACAAGAAGACGacgacgaggaggaagaggaggaacatgGAGACAacgagaagaagaagggaaatCCCACACCTGTGATCGGCTGTAAAGTGGTTGTGACCAGGGACAGTGGGCTGCAAGCTTCGGATCCGACCAG TGTTTTCTTGGTGGATCATGCCTGGACGTACCGTGTGGAACACACTCGTCAGCAGCTGGAGCAGATCCCAGGTCTGCTGTCTAGAATGGCTGCCCTCATGGGGTTGGACTTCCATGGTGAGGCCCCTGACCCGGACACGGTGGAGGAAGTGATGGAGCACATGTGGAAGTACAACCAGACCTATCACCTCTCTCAGGGG TCAGCAGAGGAGAAGGTTCCTGTGTGGTACATCATGGATGAGTTTGGCTCCCAGGTACAGCACTCTGATCAGCCCAGCTGTGGCATGGCTCCCTTTTTCTACATTCATGGCCAAGTTGCCTACACTGTCCTCTGGCCTCTGCAGGACCTGCAGGAAGGAG ATGAAGTAACCCGTGATTACACATATGGGGAGACAAACCCCCTGGTGAGGCGATGCCGACTTATACCGTGGATACCTACTGATCTAGAAGGGGTCAGCAGTGCCACTGCAGAACCCCTGGACTCATACTATGAG ACGATTTCAAGAGAAAACAAGGAGCAGCTTCCAGTGGAAATCCAACCATACACTGTGCCCAAGGACAAAATCCTTAA AGTTTACACTGAAATGTCACAAGTAAGAAACAACCTGACACATCCACAGTTCCAGctgacagaagaggaggaagaagctgATATAATTTGGGGCTATGACCACATCAAAGATTATAG AAAACTGAGTGAGGAGAGACCGCATGTGATGCTCAACCAATTTCCCTGTGAGAGCATCATTACTGTGAAAGACTGCCTGGCTGCTGTGGCCCGCAGAGTAAAAAGCGGAACCGGACCTGATTGGCTACCAGAGACCTTCAACCTCCAGACAGAACTTCCAAAGTTCATCAAGCATTATCAACTGAGACAACAatg CGGAGAGGATAACCACTGGATCTGTAAGCCTTGGAACCTGGCCCGTGGACTggacacacacatcaccaaCAACCTTAACTACATCatcagacagagggagagtaCACCAAAG GTAGTGTGCAAGTACCTTGAAGATCCGGTGTTGTTTaacagggaggaggtgggaatGGTGAAGTTCGACATTCGCTACATGCTGATGCTGCGCTCTGTGCAGCCTCTGCGTCTTTATGCCTACAATGTCTTCTGGTTGCGTTTTGCCAACAG gCCTTTCCTCATGAATCACTTTGATGATTACCAACAGCACTTCACTGTTATGAACTATGCAGAGGGTGTAGAGCTTAAGCAG GTGCACTATGACGAGTTCATCCCAGAGTTTGAGAAGCAGAACCCACAGTATCCATGGAAGGAGGTAGAA GCTGAGTTGTTTAAAGCATTCAGGGAGCTTTTCCAGGCAGCCTCCTCTCGACCAGCTCCATACGGGATTTGCTCCTACCCATCGTCCCGAGCAATATATGCTGTAGACGTCATGCTGAAGTGGAGTACAGGAGATAATG GTGAGCGGATCATGCAACCCCAGATCTTGGAGGTGAATTTCAGCCCAGACTGCACTCGAGCCTGCCTGTACCATCCATCCTTCTACAACCACATGTTTCAGACGCTGTTCCTGGATCAGCCCGAGCAGTGCCCTGTCACACAAATCATATAA